Proteins encoded by one window of Mustela erminea isolate mMusErm1 chromosome 7, mMusErm1.Pri, whole genome shotgun sequence:
- the OSR1 gene encoding protein odd-skipped-related 1, whose translation MGSKTLPAPVPIHPSLQLTNYSFLQAVNGLPTVPSDHLPNLYGFSALHAVHLHQWALGYPAVHLPRSSFSKVPGAVSSLVDTRFQLPAFPWFPHVIQPKPEITVGGSGPSALKTKPRFDFANLALAATQEDPSKLGRGEGPGSPAGGLGALLDVTKLSPEKKPTRGRLPSKTKKEFVCKFCGRHFTKSYNLLIHERTHTDERPYTCDICHKAFRRQDHLRDHRYIHSKEKPFKCQECGKGFCQSRTLAVHKTLHSQVKELKTSKIKC comes from the exons ATGGGCAGCAAAACCTTGCCAGCTCCAGTGCCCATTCACCCGTCTCTGCAGCTCACCAACTACTCCTTCCTTCAGGCAGTGAACGGCCTGCCCACCGTGCCCTCGGACCACCTGCCCAACCTGTACGGCTTCAGTGCATTACACGCCGTGCACCTGCACCAGTGGGCGCTGGGCTACCCTGCCGTGCACTTGCCTCGCTCCTCTTTCTCCAAAGTGCCTGGCGCTGTGTCCAGCCTGGTGGACACACGCTTCCAGTTGCCTGCCTTTCCCTGGTTTCCTCACGTCATCCAGCCAAAGCCCGAGATCACCGTGGGAGGCAGCGGCCCCTCCGCGCTCAAGACCAAGCCACGCTTTGATTTTGCCAACCTGGCTTTGGCTGCCACGCAAGAAGATCCATCCAAGCTTGGCCGGGGGGAGGGCCCCGGGTCCCCCGCTGGTGGGTTGGGTGCCCTCCTGGATGTAACCAAGCTGTCCCCAGAAAAGAAGCCCACAAGGGGACGCCTGCCTTCCAAGACCAAGAAGGAGTTCGTCTGCAAGTTCTGTGGCCGCCACTTCACGAAGTCCTACAACCTCCTTATCCACGAGCGGACGCACACGGATGAGCGACCCTACACCTGTGACATCTGCCACAAAGCCTTCCGGAGACAAGACCACCTACGGGACCACAG ATATATTCACTCCAAAGAGAAGCCTTTCAAGTGTCAAGAGTGTGGGAAAGGATTCTGCCAGTCCAGGACTCTCGCTGTCCACAAGACGCTACACTCACAGGTGAAGGAGCTCAAAACCTCCAAGATCAAATGCTAA